The Aspergillus fumigatus Af293 chromosome 3, whole genome shotgun sequence region GTTGAGACTCTGGGCTATCTACGCTGAGGAGGTTGGTGTTGTCGGACTGGCTGGCCAAATATCGGCGAACAACCAGGTAGTTGAAGGAGTCAAGGATGAATTTGAGGATACTGGGCGTTGGATCCGTTTTATTGGCAAGGACAATGTGCCACCTGAGATACAAGCTCGGCTTCCCAAATGATCTTGAGGTTATAATGTATTGGAAGATACTGGCAGCGGATGTTCTTCACATTAAAGACTGGAAATCGCAACACTTGTGAGAACCAAGTTAAGGATAACAGTTTTCATAGCATCAATTCTGAGGCATAAAAGGTGAACACTGACTGTATTGGTTTCGACCGCTGCGGAATCCCCTCCTGAGGCCAGTCTTTCAAGACTTCGGCTATGGCTGCCGTTGGTCAAAAGGAAGCAGGAGCACTTCCCCGCATTCTGTGTTGCTGGGGGAAGCTCGCGTGACAGTTAGGTCGACTGTGTTGTCATAGCATGATTAGTGGGCGCTCAGTCCATGTCTATGTGGCATGCAGCAGCAATATATCCGTGCATTCATCCAGAGAATCAATCCCGACAAACAATGGCTGAAGTACTCCTTGCATTCTGATGTCTCACCACCAAAGTCTCCTCCAGGCTTCCCGTCGCATCGCTACTGCTGTGTCTTTGGTCCTCTCCAGGGCCGATTTATTCTCAATCGCTCTTCGCAACAGGAAATGCAGACATTCTTCCGTTGTTCCCCAAGCCAGGCACTTGAATACTCCAGGCGTCGGCATCTCCGACTGACCCGTGCTGTTCCCAGCCAACAACTCACAGCTCACTTCGTCTGCCATCCCTTGCAACTGGCCAATCTCAAGTGGAATCGTGGGTTGACCGTTATTGATCCTCTGTCTATACAGCGCCGACGCCTTGCGCACGCTTTCCGCGTTATGAGAGGCCACGAACAACCGTACATCCGGGAACGCTGCCGCATTATCAGCCGCTACTTTCAGCGGGAACTTCCGTGATAAAAGGCTTTCAACGATATGGTCGTAGCTGTTATCCGTATCTGCCTTAGTATCGTGTATCCGGGATCTGATATCATGTGCGATGTAAGCCCCGCGGACAAGCTTGATTCCCAATGTCCATCCTTGCTTTTGCGCTAGGCAAAGGTGCCGATGGACGTTCTCGCTCGAGGACTTCAAATACGCCTGGATAGTGTTGTAGACGACTATTTGTCCGTTTCGGTTGAATCTTCGCATTAGGTCAATCGTCCATGCGTCTATCGCCGGCTGAAAGACTTGCTGTTCTGCATCGATCCAAAGACGGGAGTTCTGGGATGCTGTGGCCTCGCAGATCTCATCAATAGCTTGAGCGATAGAGGGGGGCGGAACGAGGTCGCCCTGAGAAAGGGCTGCGACAGCTTTGGGGCCTGCACCGGTGAATCTAATTCTGTTAGCTGGTTGTCCGTTTGAGTtggagcagatgtcaatcGTTAATAGATCATTACTTGATTCCAAGGAAGTCTCCTGCGCCAATCATCTTCAGTGTCCGTAGGTTTCCTTGTCTCCATTCCTCCACTGCTTGGTCTTGAATTGCTAGTTGACTTTTCTCGGCATGAAAGCTGCTGTTGTCGTTTTCGTCAGCCTTCGCAATTGATTCTCTAGCGTATCCAAGGATAACACCCTTAAATCCTAGGCTTTTCATATCCTGAACGGTCTTGCGCACTTCATCCTCGTTCGTGCCTGCGCAGAAGTGATTGTAGATTGTTTTTCGGAGGAGGTAGTCTATGAGCGGGTTCTTTGATGGATTGAGGAGGGGAGAGTTTGAATCCACAACGTATTTCATTATTGCTAAACAGGGGTTCAGTAAGGGAGAGGACATGATGGATGTGAACAAAAGCGAACGAATAAGGGCTCCTGTTGGTAACACTGAGAGAGGCGCCTTctttgaagatggagatggctgTGAAATGATGGCATCTTGAGGCCGGTGTGTAGGAGGTGTTGTATTCAATGTTGAAACTTGACACCGTAATTGTTTGCCTGCAAGCAAAGACACAATGCCGGGTCGCTTTGGCACTAAAGACATCACTGACGTCTTGATGTTTTTCCAACAATGACGCTTCAAATCGCAAACTACAACATCGCCTCTATGTCGCTATTTATCCTTCATTCGGTCCTGTTCTCTCACTTCCTACGTGAGGGGTCAAGACGGCCAGCTAGTTCAGATACTGTAGATCACTGCATCACGGCCTGGTCCCCGATTGGTATTGGGATGAACATAAGCCAGGAACACTGTCATCGCATTTTATGATTCGGTTCGCGGTCCTATACGGATGACCTCGGACTCCCTTCCGACAAAGTCTCGGTTTGAGATCCCGCACTACATTTCAGACACCGTCAAAGCCACTACATAACAAATTCCATCGTTATTACAGGTCAGATTCCATCTATGTTCTAGGCAGTTCTTTCTATATGAACTATCAATGAATTTCCTTTAGATGTCTAGCTCCGTTGATCATTGCTTGTGCGCACGCTCCTCTCATgccctccttctccaccgcCAACAGACCCTGGATTGTACAACCGCGTGGGGATGAGATACTCTCTCTTAGTATAGCTGGATGCAC contains the following coding sequences:
- a CDS encoding putative proline oxidase Put1, whose translation is MSLVPKRPGIVSLLAGKQLRCQVSTLNTTPPTHRPQDAIISQPSPSSKKAPLSVLPTGALIRSLLFTSIMSSPLLNPCLAIMKYVVDSNSPLLNPSKNPLIDYLLRKTIYNHFCAGTNEDEVRKTVQDMKSLGFKGVILGYARESIAKADENDNSSFHAEKSQLAIQDQAVEEWRQGNLRTLKMIGAGDFLGIKFTGAGPKAVAALSQGDLVPPPSIAQAIDEICEATASQNSRLWIDAEQQVFQPAIDAWTIDLMRRFNRNGQIVVYNTIQAYLKSSSENVHRHLCLAQKQGWTLGIKLVRGAYIAHDIRSRIHDTKADTDNSYDHIVESLLSRKFPLKVAADNAAAFPDVRLFVASHNAESVRKASALYRQRINNGQPTIPLEIGQLQGMADEVSCELLAGNSTGQSEMPTPGVFKCLAWGTTEECLHFLLRRAIENKSALERTKDTAVAMRREAWRRLWW